The following proteins come from a genomic window of Candidatus Methylomirabilota bacterium:
- a CDS encoding M28 family peptidase: protein MRLLAAGLVLLAAAVAARAAEPAKAAAPLDGAAALRHVARLVAIGPRPAGSPGGAKARAYIVGALRGAGVTARVEPFETDTPHGRLAMANVVAVLPGRRPDVIVLAGHYDTKWFRDIRFVGANDGGSSAALLIELARRLAARPREYTYWVVWFDGEEARETWTDADSLYGSRFMARELARKGTLPRALIVADMIGDRDLGIRREAYSTEWLTDLIWAAAARRGEGAHFLPDALAVEDDHVPFLRLGVPSALVIDFDFPPWHTAEDTLDKVSARSLAVVGNVLLDALPAIEERLTRSPGGTR, encoded by the coding sequence GTGAGGCTGCTCGCCGCGGGTCTGGTACTGCTCGCGGCGGCCGTGGCCGCGCGCGCCGCCGAGCCCGCGAAGGCCGCGGCGCCGCTCGACGGCGCGGCGGCGCTCCGTCACGTCGCGCGGCTCGTCGCCATCGGCCCGCGGCCGGCGGGCTCGCCCGGCGGCGCGAAGGCGCGCGCCTACATCGTGGGCGCGCTCCGGGGCGCCGGCGTCACCGCGCGCGTCGAGCCCTTCGAGACCGACACGCCGCACGGCCGCCTCGCGATGGCCAACGTCGTCGCGGTCCTCCCCGGGCGCCGGCCCGACGTGATCGTGCTCGCCGGCCACTACGACACCAAGTGGTTCCGCGACATCCGCTTCGTCGGCGCCAACGACGGCGGCTCGAGCGCGGCGCTCCTGATCGAGCTGGCGCGCCGGCTCGCCGCGCGCCCGCGCGAGTACACGTACTGGGTCGTGTGGTTCGACGGCGAGGAGGCGCGCGAGACGTGGACCGACGCCGACAGCCTCTACGGCTCGCGCTTCATGGCGCGCGAGCTCGCGCGCAAGGGGACGCTGCCCCGCGCGCTGATCGTGGCCGACATGATCGGCGACCGCGACCTCGGGATCCGCCGCGAGGCCTATTCCACCGAGTGGCTGACCGACCTCATCTGGGCCGCCGCCGCCCGGCGCGGCGAGGGCGCGCACTTCCTGCCGGACGCGCTGGCCGTCGAGGACGACCACGTGCCGTTCCTCCGGCTGGGCGTCCCGTCCGCGCTCGTGATCGACTTCGACTTTCCGCCGTGGCACACGGCCGAGGACACGCTCGACAAGGTGTCGGCGCGGAGCCTCGCGGTCGTCGGCAATGTCCTGCTCGACGCGCTGCCCGCGATCGAGGAGCGGCTCACGCGCTCACCGGGAGGGACCCGCTGA
- a CDS encoding aldolase/citrate lyase family protein: MKTLIDNAVKRRLRAGEKTSGAWLSLCSPIAAEIMADAGFDWLLIDMEHGHGDYQTLLAQLQAIEGSGTVPFVRVQGNDPMVIKRVLDLGAYGVMIPWVSGRKECEAAIAACKYPPDGLRGMAGSHRAAGFGRFGADYWKRANTEVLVIVQIETVAALRDIDAMLAVPGVDVAFVGPTDLSAALGHVGDPKHHEVAEAIATIERAAQKAGVALGTISRGVEDAKPLYARGYQMITLASDAGLVTQGAGAAVTQFRVGVK, translated from the coding sequence ATGAAGACCCTCATCGACAACGCCGTGAAGCGCCGCCTCAGGGCCGGCGAGAAGACCTCGGGCGCGTGGCTCTCGCTCTGCAGCCCGATCGCCGCGGAGATCATGGCCGACGCCGGCTTCGACTGGCTCCTGATCGACATGGAGCACGGCCACGGCGACTACCAGACGCTCCTCGCCCAGCTCCAGGCGATCGAGGGGAGCGGGACGGTGCCGTTCGTGCGGGTCCAGGGCAACGACCCCATGGTGATCAAGCGCGTCCTCGACCTCGGCGCGTACGGCGTCATGATCCCGTGGGTGTCGGGCCGGAAGGAATGCGAGGCCGCCATCGCCGCGTGCAAGTATCCGCCCGACGGTCTCCGCGGCATGGCCGGGAGCCACCGCGCCGCCGGCTTCGGCCGGTTCGGCGCCGACTACTGGAAGCGGGCGAACACGGAGGTCCTCGTCATCGTCCAGATCGAGACCGTCGCGGCGCTCCGCGACATCGACGCGATGCTCGCCGTCCCCGGCGTGGACGTCGCCTTCGTCGGCCCCACCGATCTCTCGGCGGCCCTCGGCCACGTTGGCGATCCCAAGCACCACGAGGTCGCCGAGGCGATCGCGACGATCGAGCGGGCCGCCCAGAAGGCGGGCGTGGCGCTCGGCACGATCTCGCGCGGGGTGGAGGACGCCAAGCCGCTCTACGCCCGCGGCTATCAGATGATCACGCTTGCCTCGGACGCCGGGCTCGTCACCCAGGGCGCGGGCGCGGCGGTCACGCAGTTCCGGGTGGGCGTGAAGTGA
- a CDS encoding MFS transporter — translation MRLGGPHILPVAMFVGTFAWSFVYVSLPFHIQSISTADPVATLRWTGWILGISPLATVATAPAWGRLAERTNPKTCYVLTQWLQGLCFFGMALARTLPELFVSRVVLGVAGAASTFAFISVGRSESESEVRREIAAIQSGMTLGQVLGPLGGAIAAARLGFRASFVVGGLILWGCGILVGWGLPAAADRRDTTPGERRTRVGDVLAVALIVLAGSTQVFFLTSILPQILPPLGVAADQTLEVGGILIFVTGVAAAIGALATNRLAELVPERRLIMGLLLAASVFQAALALPGSVWLYGIVRFLQVLCIAPVFPLVIARIARHAGGGVIGFVNSARMGAAFIGPVIATTLLSWTSPPALYLVLAAMGAACLPLAAMTRPRARA, via the coding sequence TTGAGGCTCGGCGGGCCTCACATCCTCCCGGTCGCCATGTTCGTCGGGACGTTCGCCTGGTCCTTCGTGTACGTGAGCCTCCCGTTCCACATCCAGTCCATCAGCACCGCCGACCCGGTCGCGACCCTCCGGTGGACCGGCTGGATCCTCGGGATCTCGCCGCTCGCGACCGTGGCGACGGCGCCCGCCTGGGGGCGTCTGGCGGAGCGCACGAATCCCAAGACCTGCTACGTCCTGACGCAGTGGCTCCAGGGGCTCTGCTTCTTCGGCATGGCGCTCGCGCGGACCCTCCCGGAGCTGTTCGTCTCGCGCGTGGTGCTGGGCGTGGCGGGCGCGGCCTCGACCTTCGCCTTCATCAGCGTGGGGCGATCGGAGAGCGAGAGCGAGGTGCGGCGCGAGATCGCGGCGATCCAGTCGGGGATGACGCTCGGCCAGGTGCTGGGCCCACTCGGCGGCGCGATCGCCGCGGCGCGGCTCGGCTTCCGCGCCTCGTTCGTCGTCGGCGGGCTGATCCTCTGGGGCTGCGGGATCCTGGTCGGCTGGGGGCTCCCGGCGGCGGCGGACCGGCGTGACACGACGCCGGGTGAGCGCCGGACGCGCGTCGGCGACGTGCTCGCGGTGGCCCTGATCGTCCTCGCGGGCTCGACGCAGGTCTTCTTCCTCACGTCCATCCTCCCGCAGATCCTCCCGCCGCTCGGCGTCGCCGCCGACCAGACGCTCGAGGTGGGCGGCATCCTCATCTTCGTCACGGGCGTCGCGGCCGCGATCGGCGCGCTCGCCACGAACCGTCTCGCGGAGCTCGTCCCCGAGCGTCGGCTCATCATGGGGCTCCTCCTGGCCGCGTCGGTCTTCCAGGCGGCGCTCGCGCTGCCGGGCTCGGTGTGGCTCTACGGGATCGTCCGCTTTCTCCAGGTGCTCTGCATCGCGCCGGTCTTCCCGCTCGTCATCGCGCGGATCGCCCGGCACGCGGGCGGCGGGGTGATCGGCTTCGTAAACTCGGCGCGCATGGGCGCCGCGTTCATCGGGCCCGTGATCGCGACGACCCTGCTTTCGTGGACGTCGCCGCCCGCCCTCTACCTCGTCCTCGCGGCGATGGGCGCGGCGTGCCTGCCCCTCGCTGCCATGACGCGGCCGAGGGCACGCGCGTGA
- a CDS encoding ABC transporter ATP-binding protein yields the protein MSSRPLVDVRIEALATRGGVPPGVRDVSIHVRYGEFFTLLGPPKSGKSDVVRAVAGFLRATAGRVLVDGQDISALPPGRRDVGYVFQDGALWPHLSVAEHIAFGLEPRGLAGAEAERKVATVAGRLGLAGLERARPTALGVEQRRRLAIARALAPEPRILILDEPLANVDPTARKALRLELAKLHRDLAVTTIHATRNAADALALSDRLAVMDAGRVLQIGEPGELYHRPSSRAVAEALGPANFLPVRVVEVRELGVVVETEGGHQVPVAGIGAFRKGSRGLMVLRPEALSLVEAAMARGPGIPGRVALRVFEGARHLYEIEVGGTDPVRVEVPSLDEARVFRLGDAVRVEVSSDTVVLIPMPDED from the coding sequence GTGAGCTCCCGGCCGCTCGTCGACGTCCGCATCGAGGCCCTCGCCACGCGCGGCGGCGTGCCGCCCGGCGTCCGCGACGTCTCCATCCACGTCCGCTACGGCGAATTCTTCACGCTGCTCGGACCGCCGAAGTCGGGGAAGTCGGACGTCGTGCGCGCCGTCGCGGGCTTCCTCCGGGCGACGGCGGGCCGCGTGCTCGTGGACGGCCAGGACATCTCGGCGCTCCCCCCGGGCCGCCGCGACGTCGGCTACGTGTTCCAGGACGGCGCGCTCTGGCCGCACCTGAGCGTCGCCGAGCACATCGCGTTCGGGCTCGAGCCGCGGGGGCTCGCGGGGGCCGAGGCCGAGCGGAAGGTCGCGACCGTCGCGGGCCGCCTCGGCCTCGCCGGCCTCGAGCGGGCGCGGCCGACCGCCCTCGGCGTCGAGCAGCGGCGCCGGCTCGCCATCGCCCGCGCGCTCGCGCCGGAACCGCGGATCCTGATCCTCGACGAGCCGCTGGCGAACGTCGATCCGACCGCGCGCAAGGCGCTGCGCCTCGAGCTGGCGAAGCTCCACCGCGACCTCGCGGTGACGACGATCCACGCCACGCGCAACGCCGCCGATGCGCTCGCCCTCTCCGACCGCCTCGCGGTCATGGACGCCGGACGGGTCTTGCAGATCGGCGAGCCGGGCGAGCTCTACCACCGGCCCTCGAGCCGCGCCGTCGCCGAGGCGCTCGGCCCCGCGAACTTCCTCCCCGTGCGCGTCGTCGAGGTGCGCGAGCTCGGCGTCGTCGTCGAGACCGAGGGCGGCCACCAGGTGCCGGTCGCGGGGATCGGCGCCTTCAGGAAGGGTAGCCGCGGCCTCATGGTGCTGCGGCCCGAGGCGCTCTCGCTCGTCGAGGCGGCCATGGCGCGGGGCCCCGGCATCCCGGGGCGGGTCGCGCTGCGCGTCTTCGAGGGCGCGCGCCACCTCTACGAGATCGAGGTCGGCGGGACGGACCCCGTCCGCGTGGAGGTGCCGTCGCTCGACGAGGCGCGCGTCTTCCGCCTCGGGGACGCCGTGCGCGTGGAGGTGTCGAGCGATACGGTCGTGCTGATCCCGATGCCCGACGAGGACTAG